The Campylobacter concisus genome has a window encoding:
- a CDS encoding cytochrome b, with protein MSLAHKSTGVIDWLDQRLAFTKLMKVLVSEYWIPKNINFLWAMGVILTTLFMLLIVTGFLLLMYYKPDVNLAFDSVNYTIMQEVEYGWLWRHIHAVSASTIFLIMYIHLLTGLYYGSYKRGREVIWISGMVLFICFSAEAFSGYMLPWGQMSYWAATVITQLFGGVPVIGDALVEWIRGDYAVGDSTLTRFFMLHVCLLPLVTIAVLVIHFYSLRVPHVNNLTSEDIDFEVEAQEYLHGDRAKSKVIPFWPGFLAKDFMYVSFFMIFVIYLVCYHFNFAMDPINFEPANPLKTPPHIYPEWYFLWQYEILRGFFFDIAGISAYNIGLIAFAFAGVAFMLIPLLDRSDLVAPAHKRPLFFIWFWVLVVDLIVLSIYGKLPTGGYNDWIGFYSSLLFLFLFIIALPVITILERKRG; from the coding sequence ATGTCTTTAGCTCATAAATCAACTGGCGTTATTGACTGGCTTGATCAACGCCTAGCTTTTACAAAACTTATGAAGGTTCTAGTTAGCGAATACTGGATTCCAAAAAATATAAATTTCCTTTGGGCAATGGGCGTTATTTTAACAACGCTTTTTATGCTCTTAATTGTTACTGGTTTTTTACTTTTAATGTATTACAAACCAGATGTAAATTTGGCATTTGATAGTGTAAATTATACTATCATGCAAGAGGTCGAGTATGGCTGGCTTTGGCGTCATATTCACGCTGTTTCAGCTTCTACGATATTTCTTATTATGTATATTCACTTGCTTACTGGACTTTACTATGGTTCATACAAAAGAGGCAGAGAAGTCATTTGGATAAGTGGCATGGTGCTATTTATCTGTTTTTCAGCGGAAGCATTTAGTGGTTATATGCTCCCATGGGGACAGATGAGCTACTGGGCGGCAACTGTTATCACTCAGCTTTTTGGCGGTGTACCAGTTATTGGTGATGCTTTAGTTGAGTGGATTAGAGGTGATTACGCAGTTGGTGACTCAACACTTACTAGATTTTTTATGCTTCATGTTTGTTTATTGCCACTTGTAACAATAGCTGTTTTGGTTATTCACTTCTACTCTTTAAGAGTTCCACACGTTAATAACCTAACAAGCGAAGATATAGACTTTGAAGTAGAGGCACAAGAGTACCTACACGGCGATAGAGCGAAATCTAAAGTTATACCATTTTGGCCAGGATTTTTGGCAAAAGACTTTATGTATGTATCATTCTTTATGATATTTGTCATCTATCTTGTTTGCTATCACTTCAACTTTGCAATGGATCCTATCAACTTTGAGCCAGCAAATCCACTAAAAACCCCACCACATATCTACCCAGAGTGGTATTTTTTGTGGCAATATGAAATTTTACGTGGCTTCTTCTTTGATATCGCTGGAATTTCTGCTTATAATATCGGTCTTATCGCGTTTGCGTTTGCAGGTGTTGCATTTATGCTTATACCTCTTCTTGATAGAAGCGACCTTGTAGCTCCAGCTCACAAAAGACCACTATTTTTTATATGGTTTTGGGTCTTAGTTGTCGATCTTATCGTTTTATCTATATATGGCAAACTCCCAACAGGTGGTTATAATGACTGGATAGGATTTTATTCATCATTGCTATTCTTGTTCTTATTTATAATTGCATTGCCAGTTATAACAATACTTGAAAGAAAGAGGGGCTAA
- the petA gene encoding ubiquinol-cytochrome c reductase iron-sulfur subunit has protein sequence MSVKQERRSFIGLAFGAVAAVGGAMSLVAVKKTWDPLPSVKAAGFTTVDLSPIKDGEMRQVEWRKKPIFILKKSPDMAKNDKRDVVVGDARYVVLIGLCTHLGCIPEYKASKQMFVCACHGGEFNADGMQTYGPPPRPLDIPPFKIDGTKLVLGETSPEYEKLVAKA, from the coding sequence ATGTCAGTAAAGCAAGAAAGACGTAGCTTTATCGGCCTTGCGTTTGGTGCTGTGGCAGCTGTCGGCGGCGCTATGTCACTAGTGGCTGTTAAAAAGACTTGGGATCCTCTTCCAAGTGTAAAAGCTGCTGGTTTCACAACAGTTGATCTAAGTCCGATCAAAGATGGGGAAATGAGGCAGGTTGAGTGGCGTAAAAAGCCTATTTTCATCCTTAAAAAAAGTCCTGATATGGCTAAAAATGACAAAAGAGATGTTGTCGTAGGGGATGCTAGATATGTAGTTCTTATCGGACTTTGCACGCATCTTGGCTGTATACCTGAGTATAAAGCAAGCAAACAAATGTTTGTATGTGCCTGTCATGGCGGCGAATTTAATGCCGACGGAATGCAAACATACGGACCTCCTCCAAGACCACTTGATATACCACCATTTAAGATCGATGGAACCAAGCTAGTTCTAGGCGAAACAAGCCCAGAATACGAAAAATTAGTAGCAAAAGCTTAG
- the mnmG gene encoding tRNA uridine-5-carboxymethylaminomethyl(34) synthesis enzyme MnmG — protein MNYEIIVVGGGHAGIEASLAAARMGKQTLLITILAEQIGAASCNPAIGGLAKGHLVKEIDALGGQMGLTTDAVGIQFRVLNESKGPAVRGSRAQIDMDRYRVYMRNLLLNTPNLEISQEIATEILSENGEVTGVKTHLNNIYNAKKVIITTGTFLNGLIHVGFNKLEAGRVGELSAKDLSGSLRELGLNLSRLKTGTCPRIDAKTINFEILEKQDGDAEPVAFSFRTKNFSPTQLPCYIAYTNETTHEIIRSNFDKAPLFTGQIEGIGPRYCPSIEDKINRFGDRDRHHLFIEPQTLEATEYYINGFSTSLPYEVQVQMLRSVKGFENAKIVRHGYAIEYDYVEPTQLKHSLETKKAKGLYLAGQINGTTGYEEAGAQGLMAGINAALSLDNKEPLVLRRDEAYIGVLIDDLVTKGTKEPYRMFTSRAEYRLLLREENAILRLGGYGHELGLLDDETFNEIEAIRQNLKDGLAYLNNTQITPSKQNLELLASLDEEPISQNVSLQKIVARKSFTAEKLRKLDQKFSNLDDASVDQILTECKYQHYINEQKNQIEKMKDMMDVKIPENFDFRGVSGLSNEVVEKLEKFAPPTLFAASEISGITPAAIDILHIYIKMNEKRLG, from the coding sequence ATGAACTATGAAATAATCGTCGTTGGCGGCGGACATGCAGGCATTGAGGCAAGTCTTGCGGCTGCTAGAATGGGCAAGCAAACTTTACTGATCACGATCTTAGCCGAGCAAATAGGCGCTGCAAGCTGTAATCCAGCCATTGGGGGCCTTGCGAAGGGACATCTTGTAAAAGAGATCGACGCACTTGGTGGCCAAATGGGACTTACAACTGACGCTGTTGGTATCCAGTTTCGCGTGCTAAATGAGAGCAAAGGCCCAGCTGTGCGTGGTAGCCGCGCTCAGATCGATATGGATAGATATAGAGTTTATATGAGAAATTTGCTTTTAAACACTCCAAATTTAGAAATTTCTCAAGAGATTGCCACTGAAATTTTAAGCGAAAATGGCGAAGTAACGGGCGTTAAAACCCACCTAAATAACATCTATAACGCAAAAAAGGTGATAATCACCACTGGTACATTTTTAAACGGGCTAATTCACGTTGGATTTAATAAGCTAGAAGCCGGACGTGTTGGTGAGCTAAGTGCAAAGGATCTAAGCGGCAGTCTAAGAGAGCTTGGGCTAAATTTAAGCAGGCTAAAGACTGGAACATGTCCAAGGATCGATGCAAAAACGATAAATTTTGAAATTTTAGAAAAGCAAGATGGCGACGCAGAGCCAGTTGCATTTAGCTTTAGAACTAAAAATTTCTCACCAACACAGCTGCCATGCTACATCGCCTATACAAATGAAACCACGCATGAGATAATTCGCTCAAATTTTGACAAAGCGCCACTTTTTACAGGACAGATCGAGGGCATCGGACCAAGATATTGTCCAAGTATCGAGGATAAGATAAACCGCTTTGGTGACCGCGACAGACACCACCTTTTCATCGAGCCTCAAACACTTGAAGCTACAGAGTACTATATAAACGGCTTTTCGACTAGCCTGCCTTATGAAGTGCAAGTGCAAATGCTACGCTCTGTAAAGGGCTTTGAAAATGCAAAAATCGTAAGGCATGGATACGCTATCGAATATGACTACGTCGAGCCAACACAGCTAAAACATAGTTTGGAGACTAAAAAAGCCAAAGGTCTTTATCTAGCTGGACAGATAAATGGAACGACTGGATACGAGGAGGCTGGCGCTCAGGGGCTAATGGCTGGCATAAATGCAGCACTTTCACTTGATAATAAAGAGCCGCTTGTCTTGCGCCGTGATGAGGCTTATATAGGTGTTTTGATCGATGATCTTGTCACAAAAGGGACAAAAGAGCCATATAGGATGTTTACGAGTAGGGCGGAGTACCGCTTGCTTTTGCGTGAGGAAAATGCCATTTTAAGGCTTGGTGGATATGGCCATGAGCTTGGGCTTCTTGATGATGAGACTTTTAATGAAATTGAAGCTATCAGGCAAAATTTAAAAGATGGACTTGCTTACCTTAACAATACTCAAATTACGCCAAGTAAGCAAAATTTAGAGCTTTTAGCTAGTCTTGATGAAGAGCCAATAAGTCAAAATGTTAGCCTTCAAAAGATAGTCGCACGCAAAAGCTTTACAGCTGAGAAACTAAGAAAGCTTGATCAGAAATTTTCAAATTTAGATGATGCGAGTGTGGATCAAATTTTAACCGAGTGTAAATATCAGCACTACATAAATGAGCAAAAAAATCAGATAGAAAAAATGAAAGATATGATGGATGTAAAAATTCCTGAAAATTTTGACTTTAGAGGTGTGAGTGGTCTTAGTAATGAAGTGGTCGAAAAGCTTGAGAAATTTGCACCGCCTACGCTTTTTGCTGCGAGTGAAATCTCAGGTATCACGCCAGCTGCGATTGATATCTTACATATTTATATAAAGATGAATGAGAAAAGGCTTGGCTGA
- a CDS encoding acyl-[ACP]--phospholipid O-acyltransferase, with the protein MMSLLKVAGFLPYLAIAFLNASVDLAHKITIQNVLLKTYDGDILFILTAVINAMILLPFIFLFSPSSFINDKFAKIKVIRICAIFGVIISVAVLFSYLAGAFGVAFALTLILAAQSAIYSPAKYGIIKALVGPERLGTANGIIQALTIVAILFSSFLFSFIFENLYIQGENSEEILKSVYPIGIFLVVFSALEAYFAYKLPCIDEKDETNENFDIKKYIRLSYLRENLKEVRSDKNIWLSIAGLSIFWGISQIIIAAFPAHYKAVFNDDSSLAVQAILAASAIGIAFGSYVAGSMSKLHIELGIVPMGAIGIFFSLLFFAFGSSIGVVSLSSFAFGFFGGIFIVPLNAMIQYFAPQKTTGKIMAANNFLQNVSMLLFLAIGIGLVYFEISTTGLFVFTALVCLIGSFYAILQLPHLFTRLLLLPFLKTKYRFFVEGLQNLPQSGGALLLGNHISWIDWLVLQAASPRGIRFVMYRTIYNKWYLKQIFKFFKVIPIGAGASKESIELVRECLKNGEVVALFPEGHISYNGQINEFQKGFELIIRDLEEICIVPFYLRGLWGSSFSRASKFYKDLTSKNGRRDIIVAFGKPITTFINAAKMKQKVLELSFSSWESFISRQKPLTSEWLNNAKESKFKECVSDSTGLNLSNLKFITAVLVFIKIFKRELKDEKNIGILLPSSSIAAIVNMALLAMGKVSVNLNYTLNETSLNHALRKANINTVITSSKFLEKLALKGFDLKDAMSGKAKFAEDLSASVSKKEKFLALLTAFFAPVWLIKLCYFKRVSLEDTATILFSSGSEGEPKGIELSHKNLLANIKQISELLNFKKDDVILNSLPVFHSFGLTVTTLMPLCEGIKMVSVPDPTDGATIGKMAARHSVSIIFGTSTFFRLYTRNKKLHPLMFQSARMVVAGAEKLKPEIKDEFRLKFGIEIYEGYGATETAPVAAVNMPNILEKESLKELTFNRPGSVGMPLPGTIIKIIDPETLEELETGTDGLIVIGGSQVMKGYLNDEAKTSDVITHIDGVRYYKTGDKGHIDENGFVFIVDRYSRFAKIGGEMISLGSVEEELAKVLGGDVVFSSANVPDSKKGEAIALLVKSGTEPENIEQILKESSLAPIMMPSYIFIVDDIPTLASGKVDFKGVKALAVSLLAE; encoded by the coding sequence ATGATGAGTTTATTAAAAGTTGCTGGCTTTTTGCCCTACCTTGCGATCGCATTTTTAAATGCAAGCGTCGATCTAGCACACAAAATCACCATACAAAATGTTCTTTTAAAAACATACGATGGCGACATACTTTTTATCTTAACAGCCGTCATAAACGCAATGATCTTGCTGCCATTTATCTTTTTATTTTCGCCCTCAAGCTTTATAAACGATAAATTTGCAAAAATAAAGGTCATAAGAATTTGTGCCATTTTTGGCGTTATTATCAGTGTAGCGGTGCTTTTTAGCTATCTTGCAGGCGCTTTTGGCGTAGCCTTTGCTTTAACGCTCATACTAGCCGCCCAAAGTGCTATCTACTCACCAGCAAAATACGGCATCATTAAAGCCCTGGTCGGCCCTGAGCGCCTTGGCACAGCAAATGGCATCATTCAAGCACTTACCATCGTTGCGATACTTTTTAGCTCATTTTTATTTTCATTTATATTTGAAAATTTATACATTCAAGGTGAAAACTCAGAAGAAATTTTAAAAAGCGTCTATCCTATCGGCATCTTTTTGGTTGTTTTTAGCGCGCTTGAAGCATACTTTGCCTATAAGTTACCTTGCATTGATGAAAAAGACGAAACAAACGAAAATTTTGATATTAAAAAATATATTCGCCTTAGCTATTTAAGAGAAAATTTAAAAGAAGTAAGGTCAGATAAAAATATCTGGCTAAGCATCGCTGGACTTAGTATATTTTGGGGAATTTCTCAGATCATCATCGCAGCTTTCCCGGCTCATTACAAAGCCGTTTTTAACGACGACAGCTCGCTAGCGGTGCAGGCGATCCTTGCAGCAAGCGCCATAGGCATCGCATTTGGCTCATACGTGGCTGGCTCTATGTCAAAGCTTCACATCGAGCTTGGCATCGTGCCGATGGGCGCTATTGGTATATTTTTTTCGCTTTTATTTTTCGCATTTGGCTCAAGCATTGGCGTAGTGAGCCTTAGCTCATTTGCATTTGGCTTTTTTGGTGGAATTTTTATAGTACCGCTAAATGCGATGATCCAGTACTTTGCCCCGCAAAAGACCACCGGCAAGATAATGGCGGCAAACAACTTCTTACAAAACGTCTCAATGCTGCTATTTCTAGCTATTGGCATAGGCTTAGTATATTTTGAAATTTCAACCACTGGGCTCTTTGTCTTTACAGCCCTTGTTTGTTTGATCGGTAGTTTTTACGCTATTTTGCAGCTTCCGCACCTTTTTACAAGGCTACTTTTATTGCCATTTTTAAAGACAAAGTACCGATTTTTCGTTGAGGGGCTTCAAAATTTACCACAAAGTGGCGGCGCGTTACTTCTTGGCAATCACATTAGCTGGATCGACTGGCTCGTGCTTCAAGCTGCAAGCCCAAGAGGCATAAGATTTGTCATGTATAGAACGATCTATAACAAATGGTATCTAAAGCAAATTTTTAAATTTTTTAAAGTAATCCCAATAGGCGCAGGGGCTAGCAAAGAGTCGATCGAGCTTGTGCGTGAGTGCCTAAAAAATGGCGAAGTGGTCGCACTTTTCCCAGAGGGGCACATCAGCTACAACGGCCAGATAAATGAGTTTCAAAAGGGCTTTGAGCTTATCATCAGAGATCTGGAAGAAATTTGCATCGTGCCTTTTTACCTTCGTGGCCTTTGGGGATCTAGCTTTTCAAGAGCTAGTAAATTCTATAAAGACCTCACTTCTAAAAACGGCAGACGTGACATCATCGTCGCTTTTGGCAAACCAATAACCACATTTATAAACGCTGCAAAGATGAAGCAAAAGGTGCTTGAGCTTAGCTTTTCATCGTGGGAGAGCTTTATCTCAAGGCAAAAACCACTAACAAGCGAGTGGCTAAATAACGCAAAAGAGAGCAAATTTAAAGAGTGCGTGAGCGACAGCACTGGGCTAAATTTAAGCAACTTGAAATTTATAACAGCCGTTTTAGTCTTTATCAAAATTTTCAAACGCGAGCTAAAAGATGAGAAAAATATAGGCATCTTGCTACCTAGCTCAAGCATCGCAGCTATCGTCAATATGGCGCTTCTTGCCATGGGCAAAGTGAGTGTAAATTTAAACTATACACTTAATGAGACCTCGCTAAATCACGCCCTAAGAAAGGCAAATATAAACACAGTGATCACCTCTAGCAAATTTCTTGAAAAGCTCGCACTTAAGGGCTTTGATCTAAAAGATGCGATGAGCGGCAAGGCTAAATTTGCAGAAGATCTCTCAGCCAGCGTCTCAAAAAAAGAGAAATTTTTAGCGCTTTTAACTGCCTTTTTTGCTCCAGTTTGGCTTATTAAGCTTTGCTATTTTAAGCGTGTAAGCTTAGAGGATACAGCTACCATTTTATTTAGTAGTGGCAGCGAGGGCGAGCCAAAAGGTATCGAGCTAAGCCACAAAAATTTACTTGCAAATATTAAGCAAATAAGCGAACTTCTAAATTTCAAAAAAGATGACGTGATCTTAAACTCACTCCCTGTTTTTCACTCATTTGGACTAACGGTCACCACGCTCATGCCACTTTGCGAGGGCATAAAAATGGTAAGCGTGCCTGACCCAACAGATGGAGCAACTATTGGCAAAATGGCTGCAAGGCACAGCGTTAGCATCATCTTTGGCACCTCGACCTTCTTTAGGCTCTACACAAGAAATAAAAAGCTTCATCCGCTAATGTTTCAAAGTGCCAGAATGGTCGTAGCTGGGGCTGAAAAGCTAAAACCTGAGATAAAAGACGAGTTTAGGCTCAAATTTGGCATAGAAATTTATGAAGGTTATGGCGCGACCGAAACGGCGCCGGTAGCTGCTGTAAATATGCCAAATATCCTAGAAAAAGAGAGCTTAAAAGAGCTTACATTTAATAGACCTGGTAGCGTTGGTATGCCTCTGCCTGGCACCATCATAAAAATAATCGACCCAGAAACTCTTGAAGAGCTAGAAACTGGCACAGACGGTCTCATAGTGATCGGCGGCTCGCAGGTAATGAAGGGCTATCTAAACGACGAAGCCAAAACAAGCGATGTAATCACGCACATTGACGGCGTAAGATACTATAAAACTGGCGACAAAGGCCACATAGATGAAAACGGTTTTGTTTTTATCGTCGATAGGTATTCAAGATTTGCCAAGATAGGCGGCGAGATGATAAGTCTTGGAAGCGTCGAAGAAGAGCTTGCAAAGGTGCTTGGGGGCGATGTTGTATTTAGCAGCGCAAACGTGCCAGATAGCAAAAAGGGCGAAGCGATCGCACTTTTAGTAAAAAGTGGCACAGAGCCTGAAAATATTGAACAAATTTTAAAAGAGAGCAGCCTTGCTCCTATAATGATGCCAAGCTATATCTTCATCGTTGATGATATCCCAACACTTGCAAGTGGCAAGGTTGATTTTAAGGGGGTAAAAGCTCTAGCGGTCTCGCTTCTAGCGGAGTGA
- a CDS encoding transporter substrate-binding domain-containing protein — protein sequence MQFVRLFAKFCLYKILLTDHKRLCHTNSEQMGYNVEKGNKKLLIKINFALNELNKEGALSEISLKYFGKDISK from the coding sequence GTGCAATTCGTGCGATTGTTTGCTAAATTCTGCCTTTACAAAATTTTACTGACAGATCATAAAAGATTATGCCATACAAATAGTGAACAAATGGGCTATAACGTAGAAAAAGGTAACAAAAAGCTGCTAATTAAGATAAATTTTGCCCTAAATGAGCTTAACAAAGAAGGAGCTTTAAGCGAAATTTCGCTTAAATACTTCGGCAAAGATATTTCTAAATAA
- a CDS encoding amino acid ABC transporter substrate-binding protein — protein sequence MNFKPIFGLIAGAFLALNLNASTIKKGELTVATEGTYSPYSFYDEKGELVGYDVDIARAVAQKLNLKVEFLTAPWDAMLAAFDAGKADVVFNQVSITDDRKKKYGMSVPYTMPYPVIVVHKDNNDIKSFADLKGKKSVHSATSNWAAIAEKNGATVVVADGFSKGVELIISKRADDTINDNVTFFDYIKQRPNAPLKIAYTSNEPMPTAAIVKKGNTELLEAINKALDELKAEGKISEISMKYFGKDISK from the coding sequence ATGAATTTTAAGCCCATTTTTGGCTTGATCGCAGGTGCTTTTTTAGCTTTAAATTTAAATGCTTCAACTATCAAAAAAGGCGAACTTACCGTCGCAACTGAAGGTACTTACTCACCTTACTCATTTTATGATGAAAAGGGCGAGCTAGTAGGATATGACGTAGATATTGCAAGAGCAGTAGCGCAAAAGCTAAATTTAAAAGTTGAGTTTCTAACAGCTCCTTGGGACGCGATGCTTGCTGCATTTGATGCTGGTAAGGCCGATGTTGTATTTAATCAAGTAAGTATAACTGATGATAGAAAGAAAAAATATGGTATGAGCGTACCTTACACTATGCCATATCCGGTAATTGTCGTGCATAAAGACAATAACGACATCAAAAGTTTTGCTGATCTAAAGGGCAAAAAAAGCGTGCACTCTGCAACTAGCAACTGGGCGGCGATAGCCGAGAAAAACGGTGCAACAGTGGTTGTGGCTGATGGCTTTAGCAAAGGCGTGGAACTTATCATCTCAAAAAGAGCTGATGATACGATAAACGATAACGTTACATTTTTTGACTACATCAAACAACGCCCAAATGCGCCACTAAAAATCGCATACACAAGCAACGAGCCGATGCCAACAGCTGCAATCGTTAAAAAAGGCAACACTGAGCTACTAGAAGCGATAAACAAAGCGCTTGATGAACTAAAAGCCGAGGGTAAGATAAGCGAAATTTCG